A stretch of DNA from Hoeflea ulvae:
GTTCGGTATATTCATACCATTGGTAAAAGGCGACGAGGACACCCAGCCCGCCCACGATCCAAGCGACACCCTTCATCGCCGGACCGGCATTGCGCACCAGCGCGATCAGCGGAAATGTCAGCAGCATCAGGAAGCCGACGTGAAACGCGCGGACGATCTGGCTGGCGAAATCGACAATATGGGCGGCCGTGGCGATCTGGAAGACCGAGAAGACAAGCGCGATCCAGAACAGGAAGCGGCCTTCGCGCGTGGCCGGAAAGCTTTCCGCCAGGGGATCATGCAGACCGAGGTCCGGCTGCTCCTCCGGAGCCTGATGTGGCGTCTGATCATGCAGCATGCGTTGTCCTCCCCAAACACGCGGAATTTTGTGGCGGAACCGCTTTCGAGGTCCCGCCACAGTCAAGTGATGATGCTAGTCCGGATTTGTGCCCGGTCTTACATCATGCCCTTTTCCTTGTAGTAGCGTTCTGCGCCCGGATGCAGCGGCACCGGCATGCCCTTGAGGGCATTTTCCAGCTTGATCTGGGCTGCGGCCTTGTGGGCGGCTTCCAGGTCGGGAAGGTTTTCGAACAGCTGCTTGGTCATCTCATAGGCGAGATCGTCACTGACATCGGAATGGGTGACGAGGAAATTGACCACTGCGACGGTCTGAACATCGGCGTCCTGACCGGTATAGGTGCCGGCCGGAATGGTCGCCGAGATGTAAGGCGCGCCGAGCGCATCGACCACGTCGGAAGGCACGGCCACCATCTGGATGTCCACCGAGGTCGACAGATCCTTGATCGACGACACGCCGAGACCGGCCGACTGCAAGGTCGCGTCCAGCTGACGGTTCTTGATCAGCTCGACCGATTCCGCAAATGGCAGATATTCGGTCTTGGACAGATCGTCATAGGACATGCCGGCCGCTTCGAAGATCTTGCGCGCGTTGAGCTCGGTGCCGGACTTTGCCGCACCCACCGACAGGCTCTTGCCCTTCAGGTCGGCGAAATTGGCAATGCCGGATTCCTTCGACGCCACGATCTGGATGTAGTTCGGGTAGACGGCTGAAATGCCGCGCAGCTTGTCGAGCGGGGCCTTGAAACCGGCATCCGCATCGCCCTCCCAGGCGAGCTTGACGGAATCGCCGAGCGCCAGGGCCAGTTCACCCTTGCCCTGCTGCAGCAGGTTGAGGTTTTCCACCGACGCCTTGGTCGACTGCACCTGGGTGCGCACGCCTTCGATCTTTTCGGCATAGATCTTCGACAGGCCGACACCGAGCGGGTAATAGACGCCCGAAGTGCCGCCGGTGAGGATGTTGACGAACTGGTCGGCCTTGGCCGGCGCCAGCGTAAGGCCCATGGCAGTGGCTGCCATCAGGGTAACAAGACTTCTGCGATTGAAACTGATCATCGGGTTCTCCTCCATTATTCCGATACATGCAAAGCGCGTTTCTCCATTGCGCCTCGCCACGGCCTTTGGCTAGCAATGCGCGTGCCAGATCCTGCTCTACAGGATTTTCAGGGCTTTGGCCAAATTCGAAACCACAATCCGGCAATATCTTGCCAGATAGGCGCCGCGTCCTGGCAAGATATTGCCAGAGTGAGCTGTTTAGGCAGGAAATGTCCGGCTGCCGGGATGGCCGTCTCATGCTCTGCGGAAAGCGACGCGATAGGCCGAGGGGGTGAGGTTGCGGGCCTTTTTGAACCGCCGCGCGAAATCGGCGGCATCGGAAAAGCCGCAATCGGTGGCGATCCGGCCGATGCCCGCATCCGTCTGCACCAGCATCTGGCAGGCGCGCCCGAGCCGCAATTGCTGCACATAGGCGCTGATCGACATCCGGGCGCTGCGCTTGAACACGCGCTGGAGCTGGCTCTCGGTCAGATGCACCAGTTCGCAGAGCGGCGCCAGCCGCAGCGGCTGATCATAATGGACATGCAGATGATCAAGCACACGCTGCAGCCGCACCCGGTCACGCGGCAAATCGCTGACCGCCACTTCACCGCTGGCCAAGGCGGTGCAGTCAGACGCCATGCTCAGGTCGAACAGGATTGATTGCAGGGCGAGCACTTGTGGCAGACCGTCGACCTCGGTCAGCTGCAACAGCCGCGCCCGCAACAGCCTTGTCGTGACGGGCGCAAAATGCAGGCCGCGCCTGGCCTGCAACAACAGACCAGCCACCGGCGCAAGCTCCGGCACCGCACCGATCAAGCCGCTGATCCAGTCCTGCGTGAACCAGCACACCACCGCCCGATGCGGCGAGGTCGCCTCGATCAGCGACTGCGACTGGAAGGCATGCGGCACATTGGGCGCGATCAGCACCAGGTCACCGTCGTCATAATGGCCGAAATGATCGCCGACAAAGCGCATGCCGCGGCTGTTGACGGTCAGCGTCAGCTCGAATTCCGGATGGTAGTGCCAGTTGAACGGAAACTCGTCCAGCCGCCGGTCAAACACCAGAAGCGAGCGATCCGGCGGGATTGTCACCGTCTCGAAAAAGGGAGCCTGTATGACCATTACGTCGCTTGTCCGAATTGCTATGCGGGAATCATACAAAAAGCCGCGGTGATTGGGAATGGCTTGCGATGCGCCGCTCTGCCATTCAGGGTGGGAACGGGAGGCGCTTTCATGCAGAGCATCAAGGCAGATGTGATCATCATCGGCACCGGCGTCGGCGGCAGCGCCGTGGCGCATCAACTGGCTGGTTCCGGCGCCAGGATCCTGATGCTCGAGCGCGGTGACTTCTTGGCCAACGAACCCCAAAACAGCGATGCCGAGTCGGTGTTTGCGCAGGCCCGCTACAAGACCACCGATCTCTGGCAGGACCCGGCGGGCAGAACCTACCGGCCCGGCCAATACTATTATGTCGGCGGTCATACCAAATTCTACGGCACCGCCATGTTCCGGTTTCGCGAAAGCGATTTCAACGAGACAGAGATGGACCATGCCGCTTCGCCTGCCTGGCCCGTCAGCTATGCCGATCTTGAACCCTATTACGCCGCCGCCGAAAATCTCTATGGCGTGCGCGGAGACCAAGGCACCGACCCGACAGAGCCGCCGCGCTCCGCGCCATTCCCACACCCCGCCATCCCGCATGAGCCGGTGATCAAAACCCTGTCCGGCCGCTTGCGCGATCTCGGGCTGACGCCATTCCCGATGCCCGCGGCGGTGGATTATGGCGAAGGCGGCAACTGCCGGCGCTGCGGCACCTGCGACGCCTTCGCCTGCCGCTTTGATGCCAAGGGCGATGCCGATGTCAGGATCATGCGGCCGCTGCTTGACCATCCCGACATAAGGCTGGAACGCAATGCAAAGGTCACAAGGCTGATCGCCGACAGAGACGGTCGCCGCATCGTCGCCGCCGAAATCCTGCGCGACGGCGAGACCCTGCGCGCCGAAGCACCGCTGTTCGTGCTGTCTGCCGGGGCGATCAATTCGGCGCTGATCCTGCTGCGCTCGGCCTGCGAGCCGATGCCCGATGGCCTCGCCAACAGCTCCGGTGTTGTCGGGCGCTATTTGATGAACCACCATCTGACCGGGCTGATGGGCGTCAACCCGCTCGCCGTCAACGACACAAAATTTCCCAAGACGCTGTCGGTCAATGATTTCTATCACGGCCTGCCGGGCGATCCCGACGCCCGCGGTAACATGCAGATGCTGGGCAATATCCAGGGCGCGATGATCCGCGCCACCTATCCGGCGATGCCGCGCCTTGCCGCCAACTGGCTGGCGCGGCACTCGGTCGATGTGCTGGCGATGTCGGAAGACCTGCCCGATGCCTGCAGCCGGGTGCGGATGCTTGCGGGCGACCGCGTCGAGGTCGACTATCGTCCCGGCGGGACTGCTGCGCATGACCGTTTCGTCACCCATCTCAGGCGCGTTTTACGCCGTGCCGGATTTCCGCTGGTGCTGCGCCACGGCTTCGGCATCGAGGCGCCGTCGCACCAGTGCGGCACCGTGCGGATGGGCGATGACCCCGCAAGCTCGGCGCTCGATTCGCTTTGCCGGGCGCATGACCACCCCAATCTCCATGTCGTGGATGCAGGGTTCTTCCCCTCTTCCGCAGCCCTCAACCCTGCCCTGACCATCGCCGCCCAGGCGCTGCGGGTCGGGGCACATCTGCGCGACACCCACGCCGCCTGACCGCCACGCCAGAACAAGGACCGGACCCGATGAACTTTCTGCTTCCGCTTACCGGCTGCTTTGCCCAGCCCGTCGCCGAAAACCCCACCGTTGTCATGATCGAAGCCGCCTACCGGCATCACGGTCTCGACTGGCGCTATATCAATTGCGAGGTCGCGCCCGAGGATCTGGGCGATGCGGTGCGCGGCGCGCGCGCCATGGGCTGGCGCGGCTTCAACTGCTCGCTGCCACACAAGGTCGCTGTCATCGACCATCTCGACGCACTCGGCCAGTCGGCCGCAATCATCGGCGCGGTCAACACCATCGTCCGCGATGGCGACCGGATGATCGGCGAGAACACCGACGGACGCGGCTTCGTCGTGGCGCTGAAGGAGGTCGTCGATCCGAAGGGCAAATCCGTGGTGCTGCTGGGCGCAGGCGGCGCGGCCCGAGCGGTGGCCGTCGAGATGGCGTTGGCTGGAGCTGCCCGGATCACCATCGTCAACCGCAGCGCCGAACGCGGCCAGGCCGTCGTCGACCTTTTGAACGACAGCAGCCCGGCAAAGGCCAGCTATGCTTCGTGGCAGCAGACCTTTGCCGTGCCCGCCGACACCGACATCGTCATCAATGCCACCTCCATCGGGCTTTATCCGGATGTCGAGGCAATGCCCGATATCGACACCGGCAGCCTGACGCCCGGCATGGTCGTCGCCGACGGCATTCCCAATCCGCCCCGGACCCGCTTTCTGCAAGCAGCACAAGCCCGCGGCTGCCGTACCGTCGACGGGCTCGGCATGCTGGTGCAGCAGGGCGTCATCGGCATCAAATACTGGACCGGCGTGGATGCCGATCCGCAGGTCATGCGCAAGGCGCTGCTCGACCTCGGCTTGTAGCGCGGTCTGGGCCATTGTATCCATTCCGATCGACAGGATTTCGGGAGACAGAGCATGG
This window harbors:
- a CDS encoding TAXI family TRAP transporter solute-binding subunit, encoding MISFNRRSLVTLMAATAMGLTLAPAKADQFVNILTGGTSGVYYPLGVGLSKIYAEKIEGVRTQVQSTKASVENLNLLQQGKGELALALGDSVKLAWEGDADAGFKAPLDKLRGISAVYPNYIQIVASKESGIANFADLKGKSLSVGAAKSGTELNARKIFEAAGMSYDDLSKTEYLPFAESVELIKNRQLDATLQSAGLGVSSIKDLSTSVDIQMVAVPSDVVDALGAPYISATIPAGTYTGQDADVQTVAVVNFLVTHSDVSDDLAYEMTKQLFENLPDLEAAHKAAAQIKLENALKGMPVPLHPGAERYYKEKGMM
- a CDS encoding AraC family transcriptional regulator, which translates into the protein MVIQAPFFETVTIPPDRSLLVFDRRLDEFPFNWHYHPEFELTLTVNSRGMRFVGDHFGHYDDGDLVLIAPNVPHAFQSQSLIEATSPHRAVVCWFTQDWISGLIGAVPELAPVAGLLLQARRGLHFAPVTTRLLRARLLQLTEVDGLPQVLALQSILFDLSMASDCTALASGEVAVSDLPRDRVRLQRVLDHLHVHYDQPLRLAPLCELVHLTESQLQRVFKRSARMSISAYVQQLRLGRACQMLVQTDAGIGRIATDCGFSDAADFARRFKKARNLTPSAYRVAFRRA
- a CDS encoding GMC oxidoreductase, with amino-acid sequence MQSIKADVIIIGTGVGGSAVAHQLAGSGARILMLERGDFLANEPQNSDAESVFAQARYKTTDLWQDPAGRTYRPGQYYYVGGHTKFYGTAMFRFRESDFNETEMDHAASPAWPVSYADLEPYYAAAENLYGVRGDQGTDPTEPPRSAPFPHPAIPHEPVIKTLSGRLRDLGLTPFPMPAAVDYGEGGNCRRCGTCDAFACRFDAKGDADVRIMRPLLDHPDIRLERNAKVTRLIADRDGRRIVAAEILRDGETLRAEAPLFVLSAGAINSALILLRSACEPMPDGLANSSGVVGRYLMNHHLTGLMGVNPLAVNDTKFPKTLSVNDFYHGLPGDPDARGNMQMLGNIQGAMIRATYPAMPRLAANWLARHSVDVLAMSEDLPDACSRVRMLAGDRVEVDYRPGGTAAHDRFVTHLRRVLRRAGFPLVLRHGFGIEAPSHQCGTVRMGDDPASSALDSLCRAHDHPNLHVVDAGFFPSSAALNPALTIAAQALRVGAHLRDTHAA
- the aroE gene encoding shikimate dehydrogenase yields the protein MNFLLPLTGCFAQPVAENPTVVMIEAAYRHHGLDWRYINCEVAPEDLGDAVRGARAMGWRGFNCSLPHKVAVIDHLDALGQSAAIIGAVNTIVRDGDRMIGENTDGRGFVVALKEVVDPKGKSVVLLGAGGAARAVAVEMALAGAARITIVNRSAERGQAVVDLLNDSSPAKASYASWQQTFAVPADTDIVINATSIGLYPDVEAMPDIDTGSLTPGMVVADGIPNPPRTRFLQAAQARGCRTVDGLGMLVQQGVIGIKYWTGVDADPQVMRKALLDLGL